The sequence below is a genomic window from Bactrocera neohumeralis isolate Rockhampton chromosome 4, APGP_CSIRO_Bneo_wtdbg2-racon-allhic-juicebox.fasta_v2, whole genome shotgun sequence.
ACAACACTCTAAGATCTCCAAATGTGTTTTCCATTAACTTCAACATGGAAACCAGTTGTCCTGCTTATGAAGCGCCTGGAGTAAATCAAATAATGGGTATTAAATAgtaaatatagatatatgttttcaatttatGGCATGCAAAACAATCGATAGGCAGTTTGCAAGTGCAGATGTGGCTAAGTTCAAATGTAAATCGTAGAAagcaacacaaaaaatatatacctaaACAGAAATAGAAAATgcgaaaatagaaataaaatctgAACGAAAAAGAAGTTGTAAACTGTATGGAGCAATAACGTGCCTATTTCCCCCACCCTtatgtaaaaatagaaataaataataatagaataggtacatgtacatatatgaacacatatgtgatggttatttgtGGTTGGTGAAAGTCCTTCCGGTACACTGCACAAGATGCTGTGTGCTGGTCATTAGCTTTTATGTCTCCACTACCGTTCCGCTTTGAAGGTAACTAggctaatatttatataaaaagaacAATATCCATAAAATACGTAACAAATTGTTACTATAAGCTTGCTATTGTATTATTTGCGTGTTTAGCTTCAAAGCATACACCCCAGCATTCCGAATTGAACatcaaaaatatgttattgccgtttgaatgaaaaacatttttaattgataCAAATGTAATGTTGGTCCATCAATATCCAGACTCAGATACAGGGACCGTAACAATTTCATTCAAACAATATAAACACTGAAAGCGACTCATTTTGTTGATGAGAGTGTACATGCTGggatacaaaaaatattttcctcatTGGGAAACAATTTAAATCCCCAGAGATGATCTAaatcaaaacaacatttttttaatgttaacaaacatttttttacgttttgttAATAAATCTGCCACAGGTTCTAGGTATGTAAATGCTGTCTAATAGTGTCTGTTTATTTAGTTTTCCGAAGGTGTGTTTTTAGCCTTgagtatttgctttattttattttcgaaagctaatgtttgaaatgctaattatttaattaaagagTAAGAAGGGATATTGATATTAAAAAGATGGGTATTCGTAAATGCTAGAGCTCTACCTAATTTTTCTCCGcctaattgtttatattttctaaaattttctaattttcttacAGCTATAAGTTCTGACCTGTTTGATATTCGAACAACTACAGTGGCAAAGCTTTTAGAAGTCGTCGCTAATGAGTAGTAATAAAGCGTAACATCACATTTTATTATACTGTAACTTGTAATATGGAGAATTGTAAAAACAACAatcaaccaacaacaacgttgCAGCAGCAACATAAGCATCAACATGGAGCTTCTGTTTCTACTGTAAAAATGAATAGTAATAGTAATTGCGCGACGCCAGTTCACTCAGAGCCACGTGGATCCTTTTTTGAATATACACCGCCTATAGCCGATGCGTCAACGGATAATGATGATATTAGTAGCAATAAAAGCACGCCCTATTACACGCCTTTGGAATTTATCCATGGTACCTTCGAGTTTCCGTCGCCCACAAAATTGGAACACATGGAAGACATAGTTGAGTTGCATTGTTCGTCGCCACCTGCGGCCGAACAAACGGAAATTGTTTTACAAAGAAAAACTCCTACACCGACTCATGTCGCTACGTCACGTTCTTTAGCAGGAGCCAGGCAACAGTTATCCAGCAGTACATCGCCGGTTGTGTCGCGGAAATTAAGACGATTCTCACTATATGAAAGAAGATCGTGTTCACCACAgcagcttttaataaaaaatgcggTCTCCGCTTCAATGGATAGCAGCACGGAATGTGTGTCCGCAATGGCGGATAAAGAGAATGCTAAACCTTTGTATAGATCAGGAATGGCTATGACTGAAAGGAGAGATCCACATTTACGTTCAAATAGTGGCAATAGTTCTCCTATAGCGCTTTTGGAAGCTGATGCTGTTTCACCAAAGATACTCGATGCTGGCGGAAGCAGCAGTAGCACTCGGCTGCCCTGTTCCCCCAAATTGTTGGCTTcgttaaataatttgaatttaacaGGTTCTCCGCTTGGCGTGATTAGTTCGGCGGGATATAAAAATGGCAACTACTTTAAATTTCCAGAGATTGATCAAGTGGTACATGATCAATCCGGTCCTGATCCACCAACTGAGGATACCTCCCCTTGTGTGTGTGACAATCAACAAACGCGAAACAGCAGACAACGGAACAATGGGTCCAGCAAAGAACGCCAAAAGTCAGTTTCCACTAATAGCAATTCAAATACATGTTTGAATAAGAATTGCCAGGAATCGCGCAACGATCCATCGACAACATCAACGTCCACCAAACAAAGTGCAATACATTCAACTGCAGCTGACGGTAAGAAAAatcggaaaaataaaaataatttgactaTAAAAATTACGGATGTGCCCTGTACCATAATGGGACCAAGCGCGATCGTACCAACCTCTCCTTCTCCTTCATCCAAACCGAAAACACCAACAATCAAAAGCACGAAAGAGAAAGCACTGTCACTTGACTCAGCAGCAAAGGATTCAGAACTAACAATTATAGTTTCGTCTGGCGGGCGAAACAATTCCCACGCTAGTTGTGATGAGATTGACGCTCAAACGCTTCGCCGTGGCTATCTTCCGCTGCAACAATTTATGCCGCGTAGCGTTAGTGGCGCACGCTTCGAGCGAATCAGTGGTGATCGCTCTTTGCGAATTCCCTCGGCGGCCGCAAGCAATCGTTCCACCTCACTTTCGCAACTGGCACTACTAGGCGATGGTATGCTTACAACACATGCACATCTTCAAACCCAATCCCTATGTCCGAGTAGTACTACATCTTCATTAAAAACACCACTGAGTGGAAGTAGTTTTCCTCGGACACCGCGTCGCCGTTTACCAGGCGGTAGTAGCGCGAGTAGCAATGCATCTACCGAATGGTTGGCGGTCTATCATCGTAACCGAAACTCTGCGGACGCTTATGCTAGTATTGGAGGAGAATCTGAGTTGTCAGAACACCCGCAAGTCGATGCCGACACAGTGGTCGTTCTGCCGGAAGGTACCGACAATGGAGGAAGAACGGGCAATAACAACACTCTGTTGACAGCGCCTTACGCGCCTGGAACGGCAACGCTGGCTCTTACACCACATCGTGGGATCCATAAGCATAACGCCATGCTACACGCATCAAATACGAATTTAAAAACTCTTCCTGAATTCCTAACACTGGTCGAATTTTCTACAACGACGAATGCATCTAGTGCGCATCAACCGCATAAACAAAAGTCTATGGAGCTGCCCAGTGCTACGATGCGACCTAAACCGATATCATCAGCTTCTTCCACGAATTTGCTACAGCGTCGCGGCTCCAATCACAGCCTAACACTAAATCTGCACGGTTCGTGCAGTAACTTACTTGGTAATTGTCGCAGCGGCTTAAGTGTCTCTAACTATAGTCTTGGTCCCGCCGTCAGTAATTCCACAATAAACTTAAATTCGAAATCAAGTTGCAATATAGATTTAAGTGGTGCGCCCATTATAACACAGCCACATGCTCACGCTACTCCAACACAAGGTGCCAAACAGAGCCTTTTCCGACGACGTGGTTCTAATCAAAGTCTTACGCTAACAAGTCTAACAGCAGCCTCATGCGGAAATCTCAATTCCTACGCCAGCCAACATTCGCTAAATAAGGTTACACGCACTTCTTCGTTTATCACACAAACTCAGAACACCACGAGTAATGCTACGACAAAGCGTGGGCTTTTGGAAAGACGTGGCTCCAATCAGAGCCTCACACTTAATATGGGCAGTTCATTTGGCGGAATTGGCACCGAGAGACAAGTACACGCCAGCAGTAGCCTCTTTTTGGGTGACACTTGTGTCGAAGAATCCGATATGAGTGCATTGCATTCGAAGTCATCCTGCTGTGCACCACCCACACCGCATAGGAGATTTTTCAGTAGCGAAAGTCTGAATCGAGGCTCCACGCCCTTTGCAGATTTGAATCAAGCTCACCGACGAAACGCTAAGCAAGTTTGTTTTGGTTCCGTATCAGATCTGAAGCCAAGCGCCAGTATGTTGTTGGACTGTGCAGTTAACGGTGGCGCTGGCGCTGGTACTGGCAGTCAGCAACAGTTGGGGGAAGTGCGCCGTGATAGCTTCAATTTTCAGGATAGCACGGTGTGTTCTTGCACTGGTGTACGAAATATTATGACGCGTCCATTGTCTCCGCAGAGTACCAGTGAAGAGTTCAAAATCTACTTAGCCAATATACAGATGCTACAAAATGCTTCCAATGCCCTTAATCAGCTTGATTTAATTAAACTGAATTACATTTTCGACAACACCTATGCGTCGCATAACAAAGGATTAGCGGAACAAGCAGTGCCAATGCTAAGTGTGCGTGCCAATAAAGAGGCTGAAACACCGCCGGGCACCAGAGTTACTACTTCCGAAGACTGCGAAGTAGCTGAGCGCTATTTAGCAGCTGTGCAATCGGTGCTCACAACGGTACGACCAGACGATGATGAGCAAAAGCGAATCTTCTGCGACTTGCATAAGGAATTTTGGGATCTTCCATTGAATCACCAAGAGAAGCCGATGGTATTCGGCTCACAGGCCAAGAATCGCTACAAAACAATTTTACCAAATGAAAACTCGCGCGTGTTGCTGGAGAAAGAGGGGAAACAGCTGGCTGAATTGGCGGAAGATATTCGAGAAGAACATGCAGACTTAGCCGAGCACATATCACGGCAACTACACATATCCGACGAAGTTCCCTATATCAACGCAAATTACATAAAGGTTAGTTAGTTTAATTTAAGCTTGttctaataatataaatatttgtatcttgTAGGGTCCGGACTATACATCGAAATGTTATATGGCCACTCAGGGGCCCTTGCCGAACACGATATTCGAATTCTGGCTAATGGTATACCAGAATACTCGTCGATATTTTCAAACCACCGACAATAAGGCGGGTACGATACAATACTATCAAAAAGTCATAATGCTCACGAATTTCGCGGAAAACAATCGACAAAAATGTGCCGTTTATTTTCCCATCGAACTAAACGAAATATTCATAACGACCAGTTGGCACGAGGTCGTTACACCCACTGCGGCGGCAGCGGATTTTTTTAACGCATATTTGTTGCCAAACGAAAGCACTCCACCTCCGCTAAATTTGGCAGATGGCGGTACAGAGCCTGAACCTCACATCGGCATCGAATACTATCAGGCCGAAGTTAGTGAGGAACTGCAACCCTTTCTACCATCGACGCGTGGCAATTACTTCGTTATCAAAAACATTGGGATCGTGCGTAAGAACGGTTTCTCGATACGTAAGCTGGTCATTTTGTATTGCATCAACATCGGCGCTAATACTAAGGAATCTAGTGCTGGCAACCGCAACACAATCTTGCTAATCAATCGTTTGTACTGTTATCATTATTGGTATCCCGATTGGCCTGACCACCGCTCGCCACGCGACATCAATACATTGCTCGACATTTGTTTGCACATACTTAACCTCGGCAAGTGCGAGTCGGAATTTGATTCCTTCGAAATAGACGAGGACGATGACGTAATTTCGGTTCTCCAACCACAGACAACGCATGCTTCGCATATTGCAGCGCAACCGGTAGACTTGTATCAACAGGACATATTCAATGCTATGCAGCCACTGCCAGTTATACATTGCTCCGCAGGCATCGGACGCACTGGATGTCTGACAGCCATACTAAATGCTGTTCGCCAGCTACGACAATCATTCGCCTATTCGCTAACCACAATGGCCGCAGAGGCTCGGAAAAAGCAGGAAAGCTGCGTTGGCGCTGGTGGCGAATTAACCACACAAACGCTACTTAGCCCTGTTGACTTTGCATTACCTACCCGGTTCGTAACAGAGGCGCAGCGCGCTATTACAACGCCGAACGGTGTAATCGACACTGAGAGCAGTTTCACACGTAATACGCTCTACTACATCAATTACATACTGAGACATAGACATCAACAACAAAGTGATGATGAGGAGCATAAGGATAACGACGAACTAGATGGAGTAACATCTGAAGCGGAGTCGTTACCTTGGCCATTGCCAACTATAAATGATCTGCCAAAAATTCCCGACATTTTTGTCGATGTGTTGGGCATTGTCTGCAATCTGCGTCTCCAACGCGGTGGCATGGTACAAAATTCGGAGCAGTATGAATTAATCCATCGAGCTATATGTCTATATTTGAAGCGTACATTTGCGTTGAAGCGTTTCTAAGCTCAAAATCgtaagataattaaaaataataatatttagcaatATCTTTGCAGGAGTAACACTCCAAGGCTAAGTTTACGTAATAAGTAATTAGCTCAAAAGCGTATCGAATAGCATGCTAAAGATGTTGACCGTTAGCGAATGCATTTGTATGtaacataattataattattagtttTGATACCCGAGCACAGCTCCGTTGAAGATGGAGTATTATAGCTTTTCGATTTACAatactatttattattatttttctataagaCTACATATAAGCGCATTAATTTATATACGTTTTTAGTTCGTTGATTTAATCAAATGAGTTAGTTCAAAGCCAGTTAGATTTTTATTGTCAGATGAGAAGCGAAAAACCTGCAAAAGCAATCTCAATAAATCGAAAGTCTTTTTCTAAATCGACTTGTAAACACTTTTCTGAATCGGGAAGGATCCAATGTTGAAATATTACGTTTTGAAAATTATGCAGTCATTTAAGTAAATGATGCCTGTTTACCTTTAAATGTAAACAAGTATGCTTGAACAGCTGTGTCCAAACACCAAAAACAgatttgaaaatcaaaaaagtttataaatccGTTTATACATTATAATATTAGAAATTGCGAGTAatttaagcatattttaaaaaatcgatatcaTCAAAAAACGTATTTTAGAAACACGGCAATTCTaccacatattttcaaataagttttgttTGCCTTTACGCAAATGTACGTGAATATGAGCATGACCCTTGATGGCGCATTGGACTGTCTAAAAAAAGTGTAGCGTAATAAGCCTAGCAAcaataactgaaaatttaacacgaaaatttcaaatattattaaatgtaattgttattagtataaatgtatgtatgtatgaattgtACGCATAGTAGATAAATGAAACTCGAAATtagtgaataatattttttgcaactttcaatttgcatttgtatgtatatatgtatttgtgtatgtgcatgTTGTAAAATATAGGTTTTTGTACGCGTTTGGTTTATacgctttaaaatataaatacaatccAATTCGATTCGATCAAATTCGAAACACGGTgactccaaaaatatttttcaataaattactgCAATTAAATTCTAATTGAAATAACATGTAGTAAATCAATCAAAGCCAAATACAGAATGAtacacaataaatttaaatttaaaaaaatatacataattatttaaaatatatggcattaaaataaaattgtagtaGTAGTTTGTATACAATTTTGTTCTACAATTACTTTTCACATGACGATATTTAAACGTCCGTTACAATAAGTTGTACACATCGGCagcaaaatttcgattttaattgTGTCATAAGAAAACGTTTATTTTcactaaacaataaattaagtttcgatttgtattttataggcaaaaaggtttttttaaatagtctCTAAGCGAATGGACTAgtcaaataaatgaataaatatttaatgaaagtaTATGTACATGATCGTTTAAAAGTACAACTGTATGCACtaatttcttctttaaatttatttttgaaaacttaagtGATTATTACTTCAGGTCGAAGTTATTTGGCAACGGGTTGATATTTCCTTTGACCCAAATAAGGTTAGtaagtgtaaataaattaatttgatgtTCGTTGAATCTCACCTAGCAGAGTAAAATCTCTGTATCCATAATAACTTTAAAACAAACATGTGTAATACTATACTCCACcaacaatgtttttatttaaaaaaatatatattcaataaaCCAGTCCTAATTGCAAGTGggaacacacatatgtacatatatacaaaaggaAAACATGTTTCtattaatatcaaaattattttaagctaTGAGCAATATAATATCAACTATCCAATAATCTGATAACAAAATGATTTCAAATGTACAGCATCATTTATATACCTACATAGATCTACATTAATTTCACAGCTTAGCACTGAATCGTGAGTAATCCAACGCTGGATAGCTTCGATAAATTTCCTTCCAAAAATCCATACGATCCTTATCTGGATCACGATCCATTCTGCATTCTGCATCAATAATCAGACAATTCAAGCTCAAATCCGCCTTCTCCTTACTATTTACGTTGTTTAAGGGCTGCCAAACAAAGCCCAAGTCTTTTGTGATATCGCTATCTGCTGGAGTGGGGTTACCATGGCGGGCAAAATTAGTCCACATTACACTAAGACGTTTAATGTTGCGTCTATCCTTCTCTGCAAATTTCGTTGAATCAATACCTGGTGTTTGGAAAAGATAATGCAATTCGTCAGCATGACATGCGCCAGGTATGAATTCCAACTGCAACTGTCTTTTAAAAAGATCCCGACCACCTGTGTAGTCATAACGGTAGAAATAGAGAGGTGAGCGTGTTTTATATTTCGCTTGATATTCCACAGCCAGCTGCAAGTCAACCATAAAGTGATAGTCTGTCAACAAATTCGTCATGCATTCTAATTGTTCATGAGTGATTTGGTGACCGTTAAAATAGAAGTCGCGCAGTTTTTGAGCCACATATTGAATTTCTGCATGATCAATAGCGAGTGGTACATTTCGTGGCACAAAACGGGCAAGgtcattatttatttcttcgatTTTGCGCACAGCATTTATCAGCATCAGAACACCCTCAGCTGAGTTGTAGCCCATTATCATTGGCATGACACGTGTGTCTTTACATTGTAATAGTTCTAAAACCGGCGTGTCAATAAAAGTGTCTGTACTACTGGAATCTTCAACCACTGGATGGAAGGTAAAAGGCAAACCTCGGCGACGTTCATCTGACGTTAGTACAGGCAAAATGTTTTTAAGCACATCTAGTGGTGTCACTTTCTCATGAGACTGTAAAAAATTAAGCATAACGCGCGTATCACGTGATTTACAACCGAGCAATTCGCAGAATCTACGAACTCTTCGCGCCGGATTTATTTGAAATACCCAACCCATATTAGCCGAACCACTTTGCATGATCGCTTTGTGAAATAGTTTGTGGGCATGGGATGCTAATGTGTGTAAATGAACTGATGCAGCGCCAGCACTTTCTCCGAATAAAGTTACATTATTTGGATCGCCATTAAATTGCGAAATATTATCGTGCACCCATTGCAAAGCCAGACGCTAAATTAAGTTGCATGAGGAAGTTTATAAGATacacaaaaataacattttaaaacattaaccATGTACCTGATCCTTTAGGCCAGCATTGCCCCAAATACCTTCCTCAGGCAGGCACAAAAATCCCCATGCGCCCAAACGATAATTCAATGTCACCACAATAACATCCTCGGATATTAAACTTAGTGGCAATGTACTAAAACCGGAATTACGTTGAAAGTTATTTCCAAATATAATtgcggttaaaaaaaaaacttacgcACCCATTGCTAGAACCAAATAAGAACCCTCCACCATGTATCCATACCATAACTGGAAGTGGACCCGTGGTGGAAGGTTTAGCTGGAGCATATACATTAAGGTGGA
It includes:
- the LOC126757645 gene encoding uncharacterized protein LOC126757645, whose translation is MENCKNNNQPTTTLQQQHKHQHGASVSTVKMNSNSNCATPVHSEPRGSFFEYTPPIADASTDNDDISSNKSTPYYTPLEFIHGTFEFPSPTKLEHMEDIVELHCSSPPAAEQTEIVLQRKTPTPTHVATSRSLAGARQQLSSSTSPVVSRKLRRFSLYERRSCSPQQLLIKNAVSASMDSSTECVSAMADKENAKPLYRSGMAMTERRDPHLRSNSGNSSPIALLEADAVSPKILDAGGSSSSTRLPCSPKLLASLNNLNLTGSPLGVISSAGYKNGNYFKFPEIDQVVHDQSGPDPPTEDTSPCVCDNQQTRNSRQRNNGSSKERQKSVSTNSNSNTCLNKNCQESRNDPSTTSTSTKQSAIHSTAADGKKNRKNKNNLTIKITDVPCTIMGPSAIVPTSPSPSSKPKTPTIKSTKEKALSLDSAAKDSELTIIVSSGGRNNSHASCDEIDAQTLRRGYLPLQQFMPRSVSGARFERISGDRSLRIPSAAASNRSTSLSQLALLGDGMLTTHAHLQTQSLCPSSTTSSLKTPLSGSSFPRTPRRRLPGGSSASSNASTEWLAVYHRNRNSADAYASIGGESELSEHPQVDADTVVVLPEGTDNGGRTGNNNTLLTAPYAPGTATLALTPHRGIHKHNAMLHASNTNLKTLPEFLTLVEFSTTTNASSAHQPHKQKSMELPSATMRPKPISSASSTNLLQRRGSNHSLTLNLHGSCSNLLGNCRSGLSVSNYSLGPAVSNSTINLNSKSSCNIDLSGAPIITQPHAHATPTQGAKQSLFRRRGSNQSLTLTSLTAASCGNLNSYASQHSLNKVTRTSSFITQTQNTTSNATTKRGLLERRGSNQSLTLNMGSSFGGIGTERQVHASSSLFLGDTCVEESDMSALHSKSSCCAPPTPHRRFFSSESLNRGSTPFADLNQAHRRNAKQVCFGSVSDLKPSASMLLDCAVNGGAGAGTGSQQQLGEVRRDSFNFQDSTVCSCTGVRNIMTRPLSPQSTSEEFKIYLANIQMLQNASNALNQLDLIKLNYIFDNTYASHNKGLAEQAVPMLSVRANKEAETPPGTRVTTSEDCEVAERYLAAVQSVLTTVRPDDDEQKRIFCDLHKEFWDLPLNHQEKPMVFGSQAKNRYKTILPNENSRVLLEKEGKQLAELAEDIREEHADLAEHISRQLHISDEVPYINANYIKGPDYTSKCYMATQGPLPNTIFEFWLMVYQNTRRYFQTTDNKAGTIQYYQKVIMLTNFAENNRQKCAVYFPIELNEIFITTSWHEVVTPTAAAADFFNAYLLPNESTPPPLNLADGGTEPEPHIGIEYYQAEVSEELQPFLPSTRGNYFVIKNIGIVRKNGFSIRKLVILYCINIGANTKESSAGNRNTILLINRLYCYHYWYPDWPDHRSPRDINTLLDICLHILNLGKCESEFDSFEIDEDDDVISVLQPQTTHASHIAAQPVDLYQQDIFNAMQPLPVIHCSAGIGRTGCLTAILNAVRQLRQSFAYSLTTMAAEARKKQESCVGAGGELTTQTLLSPVDFALPTRFVTEAQRAITTPNGVIDTESSFTRNTLYYINYILRHRHQQQSDDEEHKDNDELDGVTSEAESLPWPLPTINDLPKIPDIFVDVLGIVCNLRLQRGGMVQNSEQYELIHRAICLYLKRTFALKRF
- the LOC126757655 gene encoding esterase B1 → MLLKAYHSNLLCGYFPMLLRCSRISFNQSQRSALRYYSSMESSRVKVQVRQGVVVGREGRLPNGEPYHSFLGVPYAVPPLGELRFRSPVPLESFDTPILDCTREKSPCHQKEPMTENILGSEDCLHLNVYAPAKPSTTGPLPVMVWIHGGGFLFGSSNGTLPLSLISEDVIVVTLNYRLGAWGFLCLPEEGIWGNAGLKDQRLALQWVHDNISQFNGDPNNVTLFGESAGAASVHLHTLASHAHKLFHKAIMQSGSANMGWVFQINPARRVRRFCELLGCKSRDTRVMLNFLQSHEKVTPLDVLKNILPVLTSDERRRGLPFTFHPVVEDSSSTDTFIDTPVLELLQCKDTRVMPMIMGYNSAEGVLMLINAVRKIEEINNDLARFVPRNVPLAIDHAEIQYVAQKLRDFYFNGHQITHEQLECMTNLLTDYHFMVDLQLAVEYQAKYKTRSPLYFYRYDYTGGRDLFKRQLQLEFIPGACHADELHYLFQTPGIDSTKFAEKDRRNIKRLSVMWTNFARHGNPTPADSDITKDLGFVWQPLNNVNSKEKADLSLNCLIIDAECRMDRDPDKDRMDFWKEIYRSYPALDYSRFSAKL